Part of the Candidatus Poribacteria bacterium genome, AATTACATCATTCTCAGGCTTTTCCTCAATAACACCACGAACATGCCCCACAAATCTTAGAAATACCTCTGTCGAAAAAGGATTGGTTTCTAAGTATTGAGCGAATCTTTCCCTATTCTTCTGTCTCCCTATGGCTGTACTGAATTCCCGACGCACATCAGAAGAAAGTCGTTTTGCCTTACGTAGTACAAGAATCTCATCTATAGCCGTAGTGTGAGTACTTATAGGTGACATATCAAGCCATTCACACAACAAATAGTACTTCGCCCCTGGAACAACAAGTTTAACGTCTAAAGCAGTCGCAGCAGCCTCCTGAAACATTGTTTTATCTAGGTTTGTCTTGCACTCTGCCGCGATATAGGCAATATTAGTTTCTCTTGTTATACTACCTTGAAAGTCTTTATGGTGTGACGATCGAATAAACAATCTTCTGCTTATGGCGAAATCATGATCTTTGGTCCTAACTTGCATACCACCACCGATTCTATCTGTCGCGATACCCGATTCAAATCTAATTCCCGAGAAGCAGGTCATTGGACCGAAGCCCAAGTCATAGTCTTGAAGTAGATCAGACAAAGCCGAAGTTAATAATATAGGAAGGAACTCTTCAATAATGGTATTATCAAGTTTAAGTTGACCCTTCTGGCGGTAAAGGAAATTATTTTTGCTGTCAAATATGACATTTAGTTCAATGTACCGTTTGTATTCATTTAGTATATCAACCATATCAGTTACAATTTCTTGAGGTTCACCTGTAACTAATTTTAGTTTCTCTAACCATTCTTTATAAAATGTCAGTGCGTCTAAGATATAGGGGCGATCTGACTTAGGAAGTTTTTCATTTTCAAGTAACGCGTTTAATTTATCACCATGCGGTGTAGGGAGGACATACATACTTAAACCTCTTTCACATCTTTAGCATTAAACAAAGGTGATTCATGAACACTGCTAATGTTCTTTAGAGCTAATCTGATGTCCTCTTTCGATTTTTCAGGTGCTGCTGAATACGACACTTCCAATGTTTCTTGAGCTACCTTTCGAGCAGTCTCCAAATATACTTCAAGCGGCGGATGTTCAAGCGGCGGGGAAAAGTGGAGAATATCTTCAAAGATATTTTGCCCGAAACTATTATGAAATACCCTCTGTTGCTTGAGAGTTAAATTAAACCCCAAAGATCTATGACAAACTTCGGCTACAATTTCACCGTTAAAGAAACGTGTTCCTTTTACTGTTGATTCTCTACCTACTACAAAAATCAGTCTCGCACCGGCACGACATACTCTTGCTAATTCACTAAGGGCTTGAGCCATATCAAGGCAAAACTGAACAACAGTCAGAAATCTGTTGCCTCTATGCTTCCTATTGGCTCCAAATTCTGACCTTGATACTTTTAACAAGTTCCAATTCAGGGCTTCCATTGATGCTCGATACTGCTGATGATAATTAAAAACATTAATATATGGAGGGGAGGTAATAACAAGATCCACTGACGAATCGGATAAGGGTACTTCACGGGCATCTGAAAGAAAGACCTTAATCGGCTGGCATGAAAACGGCAGTTCAACTACAAGTTTCCTGAGATTCGTCCAAATCTTAAAAACCTTTTCCACCGATATATCAGCCTGATAAAAATCCAGTAAAGTAATTAATGTTTCCAACAGTCCACGCTGAAAGCGGTCATCTACTTTTGATAGTAAACCAACAAGTTTCAGTTTAACTGCCTCAAAGTTTGTTTCATCTTGGTCTCCATCAATATTCTGAAAAAGTGGTAAACTGGGTAAAAATTCAGCATGAAGGAGGCTTGAAACTGCCTGTAAATGTGAACGGCGTGAATCAACAGGAAGGTTGATAAGATGGTAAGTCTGTGCCAGCATAGCGGCAGCCGGATTAATTTCGGTGCCACTCGCTTTAAGTCCAGCGATACCAGATTCAAAAAGAACAGTTCCACTGCCAAGAAAGGGATCAAGTACAGTCGTATCCCGATTGGAATAATTATCTAAGAATACTTGAACCAATTGAGGTGAAAATTGCCCTTTCCAACGTAAAGGATTACTACGGTACTTATTAGCGATATCGAGATCCGCTTGAAGTATTTCTTTCGTGTTAAAAGGCGTATCTGCATAAATTCCATTTAAAATCGGCATTACAATACCTAAAAATAAATGTGGATGTGCTAAAGCACAACCTTCTTCGCATTGGATTTTAGCGTTTGCCGGGGTTTTTGCTTGGGTGTTTTTTCAAAAGGTGTATCGCACTTAAAATTGCCCAAAGTTTAGTAATATTAAGGATACCGTATTTATTTTTTATTGTCAAATTTTTACACAAAGCAGTGCTAAAATTAAAATCTCATACTATCCGCCGCGATGGCTTCTTAGGATTTTTCCGATGCGTCCAGATTAATACAGAATATAACGCCTTGTGCTAATTGACCATGTGTTTTGTTAAATTTCACAGTTGTTGGGTTTTGGTTGTAAATTGGACCTTGATTTCATCTCTGCTTTGTTCTCATATAGAGACTTTGATTTAAAAATGGGGGCAATATGAACCGAAACTGTCAAATTACAAGTGACAAAGGGTTAACACTGTGAAATCTAAATCTACATAGAGTTAATTAGCACAAGCCGTGAATATAGGAAGTTCACGGTTGGGAATACTGGCAGATTTTCTTGTGCCGACGATCGAACCTCCTGCTGAGTGATAGAATCGTTCGGCGTTCGGGTCTCCTTAACTTTCGACCGAAGCCTTTGCCAATAAAATTAGGCTCAACGAATAGGTAACTCAGTTCTACTTCAGAAGCAGAAATGTGTTCTAACGAATAAAACCCTATGATGTCTCTTGAGTCTTCAATCACAAAAGTAGGGTTGTTCTCAATGTAGTGTTCGTCAACCGTGAGTTCCTCAAGACATGTTTGCATAAATCGGTCAGAGTAACCCCAAGATGACTTGGAACGGAATGCGAGTCCACTCAAATGTTCAACTTCACTCGGTAGTGCCTGTCGAATTTGCCATTTCTGTGTATTGGACACGGTTTATGTTTCCTTTACGTAAGTGAGAGATGCGCACCGAATATCTTCTAATTCCTGAGCACTGAAGACTCCTGCCTGATAGAGATTCCGATACTCTTCAGAGACGCTCTGACCGAATATCATCAGATCGTCCGTGTTAATCGTCACCGGCACGCCGTTGTCATATAAGACGCGAATCGGGTGGGAGGCAAGATCGGATACACCACCCAACATCACGTTACTCGTTGGACACACGTTCAATTGTATCTGGTTCTCCGAAAGCCACCGCATCACTTCGATCGATTCTGCGGCACCGATACCGTGTTGAACCTCATCCAAATCAAGGATTTCAACGGTTCGTTGGACTTCTTCCGCACCCCCAAACTCACCAACGTGTGCTTTGAGCTTCATTCCCGCTTCGCCTGCCTTTCTGTATAAAGGCTTTACGGTTTCAGGAGCACACGCCTCTTGATGACTATACAGATCGATTGATTGGAACAACCCCAATTCTATTGCTTGATGCGCCAATTTCATCCATTTTGGATCGCCAGCACACTCCCGCGCAAAACCGAGTTCTGGACGCAAATCAATCTGCTCCCGATACCGCTCAACCAACATTTTAATAAATGCGCGAAGTTCGGTCAACCCCTCCGGATAAAACTTAAGCAACCGGATATCGAAACTCATCTCAAGTAGAACAACGCCATCTTGGACGGCATCATCTATCGCCGATGCCGCGATGAACTCAAAACCTTGGCGGTGGTCTAAGTGAGGTGCTAATGCCTCGTCTATGTACGCATGCATCCCCTCAAGTCCTTTCATTTTGAGAGGAGGTTTGATTAGAGGCTGTCCCAGCCAGTGTTCCACATTCTCTCGACGTGTACTTAAGAAAGCGTGGGAGTGAACATCAGTTTTGGCGGCTGCCCTTATAGCGTCCAAATTATCTGTGGAGAGTGCTTCAACGAAATCAATAGACATTATAAATCTACGTACGCCAA contains:
- a CDS encoding Bpu10I family restriction endonuclease, translated to MYVLPTPHGDKLNALLENEKLPKSDRPYILDALTFYKEWLEKLKLVTGEPQEIVTDMVDILNEYKRYIELNVIFDSKNNFLYRQKGQLKLDNTIIEEFLPILLTSALSDLLQDYDLGFGPMTCFSGIRFESGIATDRIGGGMQVRTKDHDFAISRRLFIRSSHHKDFQGSITRETNIAYIAAECKTNLDKTMFQEAAATALDVKLVVPGAKYYLLCEWLDMSPISTHTTAIDEILVLRKAKRLSSDVRREFSTAIGRQKNRERFAQYLETNPFSTEVFLRFVGHVRGVIEEKPENDVITRGYF
- a CDS encoding adenosine deaminase, coding for MSIDFVEALSTDNLDAIRAAAKTDVHSHAFLSTRRENVEHWLGQPLIKPPLKMKGLEGMHAYIDEALAPHLDHRQGFEFIAASAIDDAVQDGVVLLEMSFDIRLLKFYPEGLTELRAFIKMLVERYREQIDLRPELGFARECAGDPKWMKLAHQAIELGLFQSIDLYSHQEACAPETVKPLYRKAGEAGMKLKAHVGEFGGAEEVQRTVEILDLDEVQHGIGAAESIEVMRWLSENQIQLNVCPTSNVMLGGVSDLASHPIRVLYDNGVPVTINTDDLMIFGQSVSEEYRNLYQAGVFSAQELEDIRCASLTYVKET